A stretch of Coccidioides posadasii str. Silveira chromosome 2, complete sequence DNA encodes these proteins:
- a CDS encoding uncharacterized protein (EggNog:ENOG410PJRU~COG:S~BUSCO:12993at33183), producing MAPIRRYLRISKHSVLECRIYLENPSDSRWLLDPRDPVLPRVFKSIRPLVLPKLREENERARAKKKSKPVKDVLVEDDFQVSIFLRETGTRHSITTRRKTFGDGGRISSKSNKLTGNSDDPIHIPDDSEQPVHPLLVEEEDSPVNLHDIPEAQPDDVGSEQPVRRRRRQRRAMAAAEDEDGAPMRPSKRARAETPTEAIAHDEKKLAMTTTYEGFDIWGWILCLLVSRRDRTKAAPASGESSNQALMEEWICTQAPQEYDEG from the exons ATGGCGCCCATCCGACGATACCTACGGATCAGCAAGCACTCGGTGCTGGAGTGTCGGATTTACCTGGAGAACCCCTCCGATTCTCGCTGGCTGCTGGATCCACGCGACCCCGTTCTTCCACGCGTGTTCAAGAGCATCCGACCCCTAGTGCTCCCCAAACTCCGCGAAGAAAACGAAAGAGCCAgagcaaagaagaaaagcaaaccGGTCAAGGACGTCCTGGTCGAAG ATGATTTCCAAGTGTCGATATTTCTCAGAGAAACTGGCACTCGTCACTCAATAACAACCCGACGTAAAACGTTTGGGGATGGCGGCAGGATTAGCAGCAAGTCTAACAAGTTAACGGGAAACAGTGACGATCCGATTCATATCCCGGACGACAGCGAACAACCAGTGCACCCTCTACTAGTCGAAGAGGAAGACTCCCCTGTCAACCTACACGATATCCCTGAAGCTCAACCTGACGACGTGGGGTCCGAACAGCCTGTACGTCGTCGCCGGCGGCAACGCCGGGCTATGGCGGCCGCGGAGGACGAGGATGGAGCGCCCATGCGCCCGTCAAAACGAGCGAGAGCTGAAACACCGACAGAGGCCATTGCGCATGATGAGAAGAAGCTGGCAATGACCACGACCTACGAAGGTTTCGATATTTGGGGCTGGATATTATGCCTTCTCGTTTCACGTCGAGACAGAACCAAGGCTGCACCGGCTAGTGGCGAGTCGTCGAATCAAGCTCTGATGGAGGAGTGGATTTGTACCCAGGCACCTCAGGAGTACGATGAGGGATGA
- the NPT1 gene encoding nicotinate phosphoribosyltransferase (BUSCO:225351at4751~EggNog:ENOG410PG8T~COG:H~BUSCO:5240at33183) → MGTDERHPPPEGIFSLLDTDLYKLTMQCAILKYFPDSEVTYAYTNRTKDMKFTREAFRWLKAQIDKLSNISLTPEELEFLKANCSYFNPAYLRYLSTFCFRPSEQVHVDFVPLNDTGADSDIGDVTMSVKGLWVETILYEIPLLAITSEAYFKWCDRDWDYHQQEEKAFRKGCALLEQECTFSEFGTRRRRDYHTQDLVMRGLCRAAEKSREEGWTGSFSGTSNVHFAMKCGVQPVGTVAHEWYMGIAAITDNYENANELALRYWLGCFGEGVLGVALTDTFGTPVFLDAFSKRIPVYTAAAEGPDSTLPSSEGNLGGTGGLAETQPPIAAPIEFGGREPTKTYAEVFTGIRQDSGDPVYFVKMLRDFYDKQGIKDKKTLVFSDSLNIQLCLDYKVIAEEAGFRPVFGVGTFLTNDFTNLSDGRKSVPLNIVIKVSSAGGRPAVKLSDNLGKNTGDTHTIVEVKKRLGYVERDWENGDETRRWGKKGD, encoded by the exons ATGGGAACCGATGAGCGGCACCCTCCCCCAGAGGGGATATTCTCGCTGCTTGACACAGATTTATACAAATTAACGATGCAATGTGCCATTCTCAAATACTTTCCTGATTCTG AGGTCACCTATGCCTACACGAACCGGACTAAGGACATGAAGTTTACAAGAGAGGCGTTCAGGTGGCTAAAGGCGCAAATAGATA AACTTTCAAATATCTCGCTGACACCCGAGGAGCTCGAATTTCTCAAGGCAAACTGTTCATACTTCAACCCTGCGTACTTGAGATACCTATCCACCTTTTGCTTCAGGCCATCGGAGCAAGTGCATGTTGACTTCGTGCCTCTTAATGACACCGGAGCCGATTCGGACATTGGGGATGTCACAATGTCCGTCAAGGGCCTTTGGGTTGAGACCATCCTCTACGAAATTCCGCTCCTTGCGATAACGAGTGAGGCATACTTCAAATGGTGTGATCGAGATTGGGATTATCATCAACAGGAAGAGAAAGCTTTCCGGAAAGGTTGCGCGTTACTTGAGCAGGAATGCACGTTTTCCGAGTTTGGAACCAGAAGAAGACGAGATTACCATACCCAAGATCTGGTGATGCGCGGACTGTGTCGGGCTGCGGAGAAAAGCCGCGAAGAAGGATGGACAGGATCATTCTCCGGAACCAGCAACGTTCATTTTGCCATGAAGTGTGGTGTGCAACCAGTTGGCACCGTTGCCCATGAATGGTACATGGGGATAGCTGCCATCACTGATAACTATGAAAATGCAAATGAGCTTGCACTGAGATATTGGCTTGGCTGTTTTGGCGAAGGG GTTCTCGGGGTCGCTTTAACCGATACGTTCGGGACACCTGTATTCCTAGATGCCTTTAGCAAGCGGATACCCGTGTACACGGCTGCCGCTGAAGGTCCGGACAGTACGCTCCCGTCATCAGAAGGGAACCTAGGTGGAACTGGTGGTTTGGCCGAAACACAGCCGCCAATTGCTGCTCCGATCGAATTCGGCGGCCGCGAGCCTACGAAAACGTACGCAGAGGTTTTCACTGGCATACGCCAAGATTCGGGTGACCCAGTATATTTTGTCAAAATGCTGAGAGACTTTTATGACAAGCAGGGAATCAAGGATAAGAAGACCCTtgttttctctgattctttGAACATCCAGCTGTGCTTGGATTACAAAGTCATTGCGGAAGAAGCCGGATTTCGTCCCGTGTTTGGAGTCGGGACTTTCCTCACAA ATGATTTCACAAATTTGTCGGATGGTAGGAAGTCTGTACCACTCAATATCGTAATCAAGGTGTCCAGCGCTGGAGGCAGGCCGGCTGTGAAATTAAGCGACAACCTTGGCAAGAACACAGGAGATACTCATACCATCGTTGAAGTTAAGAAACGGCTGGGATATGTGGAACGTGATTGGGAAAATGGCGACGAAACTCGGCGATGGGGGAAGAAGGGAGATTAA
- a CDS encoding uncharacterized protein (EggNog:ENOG410PW06~COG:Q~TransMembrane:1 (o16-37i)): MALLAEIVQFIPQHPFAVLCLLVVFALSGLSVYRLFLHPLAKFPGPKLAALTLWYEYYHDGIRGGQYTFEIQRMHERYGPIVRISPHELHINDPAFIDTLYAGGGKRRDKYVFYASQFGLPKSLFGTADHYHHRLRRSALRRFFSKASVTQLEPLITKKIDTLCSIIQATAGSGRPVSLSDAYSAITSDVATEYAFGTCTNFVCPSNPYFQRNFRVTLVKGLMVATHSKQFPWIRSISNMIPISVLRVLDANLAAAMEFQMEISKQVKDVMDGVSNGNEKGHNTIFHELLTGSLPPQEKTFTRLKQEGQLIVGAGTETVGWSLSVITFYILAHPAVLEKLRKELEEAIPDPSILPSVTTLENLPYLIIHSAVVAEGLRLSYGVISRSQRISPYEPLIFEPASDQENHIKHVIPAGTPVGMTSYLIHHNPEIFPDSSKFIPERWLDQDGKRHRHLDPYLMTFSKGSRQCIGINLAYAELYLIISSLIRRFGGRMELFETTMRDVVPKKDYFLPVPDSDAVVQVLR, encoded by the exons ATGGCACTCCTGGCTGAGATCGTGCAGTTTATTCCACAGCATCCTTTCGCGGTGCTGTGTCTACTTGTGGTTTTTGCTCTGTCTGGCCTCTCTGTCTACAGGCTGTTTCTCCATCCTCTTGCTAAATTCCCCGGACCAAAACTGGCGGCCTTGACGCTCTGGTACGAGTATTATCATGATGGAATCAGGGGCGGCCAGTATACATTCGAGATCCAGCGCATGCACGAGAGATACG GCCCCATCGTTCGTATTAGCCCACATGAGCTTCATATCAATGATCCTGCTTTCATCGACACCCTTTACGCTGGCGGCGGGAAAAGGAGAGACAAATATGTGTTTTATGCATCACAATTTGG GCTTCCGAAG AGTCTTTTCGGAACTGCGGATCACtaccaccaccgcctccgaCGTTCTGCGTTAAGACGATTCTTCTCAAAGGCTTCTGTCACGCAGCTTGAGCCTCTAATCACCAAAAAAATCGACACCCTATGTTCCATAATCCAGGCAACTGCAGGCTCTGGCAGGCCTGTCTCCTTGTCCGATGCGTATAGTGCAATTACTAGCGACGTTGCGACGGAATATGCGTTTGGAACTTGCACGAATTTCGTGTGTCCCTCCAACCCGTACTTCCAAAGGAATTTCCGCGTGACCCTAGTTAAAGGCTTGATGGTGGCAACGCATTCAAAGCAATTCCCATGGATTCGCAGTATTTCTAATATGATACCTAT ATCTGTCCTTAGGGTGTTAGATGCGAACCTTGCTGCAGCTATGGAGTTTCAAATG GAAATATCAAAGCAGGTGAAGGATGTCATGGATGGTGTTAGCAACGGGAACGAGAAAGGCCATAATACGATTTTTCATGAACTTCTCACGGGAAGTCTTCCACCACAGGAAAAGACCTTTACACGTCTCAAACAGGAAGGGCAGCTTATCGTCGGTGCTGGCACCGAGACAGTTGGATGGT CGCTCTCCGTGATAACCTTCTATATCCTGGCCCATCCGGCGGTTCTAGAGAAGTTGCGCAAAGAGCTTGAAGAGGCTATTCCTGACCCATCTATCCTCCCATCGGTAACAACTTTGGAGAATCTTCCATATTTGATAA TTCACAGCGCGGTCGTCGCAGAGGGTCTACGGCTGTCCTATGGCGTGATTTCCCGCTCCCAGCGCATCTCACCCTATGAACCACTGATATTTGAACCAGCATCCGATCAGGAAAATCACATCAAGCATGTGATTCCTGCCGGTACTCCCGTGGGGATGACATCGTACTTGATCCATCATAATCCCGAAATCTTTCCTGATTCAAGCAAATTTATTCCTGAGCGATGGCTTGATCAGGACGGGAAACGACATAGACATCTAGATCCGTATCTAATGACTTTCTCTAAGGGCTCGCGGCAATGTATCGGTATCAA CCTCGCATATGCCGAATTATACCTCATAATCTCAAGTCTAATCAGGAGATTTGGGGGAAGGATGGAACTCTTTGAGACAACGATGAGGGATGTGGTGCCCAAGAAGGATTACTTCTTGCCTGTTCCCGATAGTGACGCGGTTGTCCAGGTGTTG CGGTGA
- the SSO2 gene encoding Plasma membrane t-SNARE, secretory vesicle fusion (EggNog:ENOG410PK20~COG:U~TransMembrane:1 (i287-310o)~BUSCO:11570at33183) has translation MSRPGYNDGYGYGQYDPYTARQDTYNQGGYESQSNYEMSPMPANPGYGQPSAPNPNAILDQCRDIDNGVNTVESYIGQIDTLHRRLLSDVDPVRENAIRAEADELATQTKNLYRNLIERMKTIKRMPDAGSPRNAPQIGKVERRLKAAVEQYQQVQQSFRKESETQMARQYRIVRPDATEEEVQEAVRDTSNQQIFSQALIQSDRRGDAQKVSQMVRARHEEIQKIERDFVELAQMFQDLDALVVQQEAAVTQIDEAGEEVFANVTKANEEIGGAIEKARARNRKKWWCLLICLLIIIIIVVVVVVAVVVTKK, from the exons ATGAGT CGACCAGGCTATAACGACGGCTATGGCTACGGCCAATACGACCCTTACACAGCACGGCAAGATACATACAACCAGGGAGGCTATGAGAGCCAATCAAACTATG AGATGAGCCCTATGCCAGCAAACCCTGGCTACGGTCAACCCAGTGCTCCCAACCCCAATGCTATCTTAGACCAGTGCAGAGACATCGATAATGGTGTCAACACTGTTGAGAGTTATATCGGGCAAATCGATACATTACATAGGCGCCTGCTCAGTGACGTCGACCCCGTACGGGAGAACGCAATTCGAGCCGAGGCAGATGAGCTGGCTACCCAGACAAAGAACCTTTACCGCAATCTCATTGAACGTATGAAGACCATCAAACGAATGCCTGATGCTGGCTCCCCGCGCAATGCCCCACAAATCGGAAAAGTGGAACGGAGATTGAAGGCGGCTGTCGAACAATACCAGCAAGTTCAACAGTCATTCAGGAAGGAGTCTGAGACCCAGATGGCCAGACAGTACAGAATAGTGAGACCTGATGCGACGGAAGAAGAGGTCCAGGAGGCCGTTCGGGACACTTCAAACCAGCAAATTTTCAGTCAAGCT TTGATCCAAAGCGATAGACGAGGGGATGCGCAGAAAGTGTCGCAAATGGTGCGGGCCAGACACGAGGAGATTCAAAAGATTGAAAGAGACTTTGTTGAATTGGCCCAAATGTTCCAGGACCTTGATGCTCTGGTTGTCCAGCAAGAGGCAGCTGTTACTCAGATCGACGAGGCGGGAGAGGAAGTCTTCGCCAATGTGACCAAAGCTAACGAGGAAATTGGTGGAGCTATCGAGAAGGCTCGCGCCCGCAACCGGAAGAAGTGGTGGTGTCTCCTCATTTGTC ttctcatcatcatcatcatcgtgGTTGTGGTTGTGGTTGCGGTTGTCGTCACCAAAAAATAG
- a CDS encoding uncharacterized protein (EggNog:ENOG410PS86~COG:T~BUSCO:16278at33183) yields MLRPLSLLRQHRLSLLRSVCSMSAPPAGSAAPTPSNTPMEDAIRAKIQAALLPTTLTIRNDSHKHAHHAPMRGVTSKETHFNVTIVSSAFASKPQPARHRMVYSLLKDEMAQEGGIHALQLRTKTPEEEARETRPTT; encoded by the exons ATGCTCCGCCCTCTTTCGCTCCTCCGCCAGCATCGTCTGTCGCTCCTCCGCTCTGTCTGCAGCATGTCCGCTCCGCCCGCAGGTTCCGCCGCCCCAACACCCTCAAACACGCCGATGGAAGACGCAATCCGAGCAAAG ATCCAAGCAGCCCTTTTACCCACCACCCTCACGATCCGCAACGACTCACACAAACACGCTCACCACGCTCCGATGCGCGGGGTGACTTCCAAAGAAACGCATTTCAA TGTGACGATAGTTTCCTCCGCGTTCGCATCTAAACCGCAACCTGCGCGGCACAGGATGGTGTATAGTTTGCTAAAGGATGAAATGGCGCAAGAGGGAGGGATACATGCGCTGCAATTGAGGACGAAGACGCCTGAGGAAGAGGCGAGAGAAACTAGGCCAACGACTTAG
- a CDS encoding uncharacterized protein (EggNog:ENOG410PKQX~COG:I~BUSCO:4145at33183), protein MLSYPGPLVARCRQSQLRSILYSATSIRVPTPRTRRELSTLPDLPLFRALASHDPKSTSIVHSVSGRTFNYGNLLGDTLRAQEKLLQIAGRNPAVGGVQGRPVAFLAENSYDYVVTLLSVLALDGIALPLSPAFPVGESRYILDNSQAGILLATGKYASKAKEAIEGDLENVPVVEIIDKINVGGGTVSELQFENRSQNGGMMLYTSGTTNRPKGVLLPQSALMAQTQSLVEAWEYSPRDRLLHLLPLHHIHGTVNAILAPLLAGSSIEFMFPFNPTAVWNRFAASFLRSQCGSQAGNTAPITFFTAVPTIYNRLLSTHATLPPETQEAAKVAISPRHLRLNISGSAALPTPTKSAWTNLSGGNVLLERYGMTEVGMALSCSLDFADRVDGSVGWPLPSVQARLVDTDTNEVIQPGEEIDQDGRVRVGEIQLRGPTIFKEYWRNEKATSEEFVPDPDGKGQWFKTGDVAIRRTVQGSGKSSRAWARGPMYFIQGRKSVDIIKTGGEKVSALEVERELLSLPQIAEAAVVGLPSEQWGQKVAAILVLNPTSSLFSGANGGKKEKKFSALDMRRALKDKLAPYKIPQEMRVLDGGLPRNAMGKINKKVLVKQVFGDKL, encoded by the exons ATGCTGAGCTACCCCGGTCCTCTCGTGGCACGCTGCCGCCAATCGCAATTAAGGTCAATTCTTTATTCCGCGACTTCGATCCGCGTTCCCACTCCTCGAACCCGGCGAGAACTTTCGACGCTACCGGACCTTCCTCTATTTCGGGCCCTGGCGTCTCACGACCCAAAATCTACCTCGATCGTCCATAGTGTTTCGGGCCGGACTTTCAACTATGGAAACCTCCTCGGGGATACCCTCCGAGCGCAGGAGAAGTTATTGCAGATCGCAGGACGGAATCCCGCGGTGGGAGGCGTGCAAGGACGCCCTGTAGCGTTTCTGGCGGAGAATAGCTATGACTACGTGG TGACGCTGCTCTCTGTTCTCGCTTTGGATGGAATTGCGCTTCCACTTTCTCCTGCTTTTCCGGTAGGGGAATCGAGATACATCCTGGACAATTCGCAGGCGGGTATACTGTTGGCGACGGGGAAATACGCTTCAAAAGCGAAGGAGGCTATTGAAGGCGACTTGGAGAACGTTCCAGTTGTGGAAATTATTGACAAGATAAATGTTGGAGGAGGCACCGTTTCGGAGTTACAGTTCGAGAATCGAAGCCAGAATGGCGGAATGATGCTTTATACTTCGGGGACGACGAACAGGCCG AAAGGTGTTCTTCTTCCACAATCCGCGCTCATGGCGCAAACACAATCACTGGTGGAAGCTTGGGAGTATTCTCCTCGAGACCGACTGCTTCATCTCCTTCCACTGCATCACATTCACGGCACGGTGAACGCAATCTTGGCGCCGCTTCTTGCTGGATCGTCTATCGAGTTTATGTTTCCCTTTAACCCTACTGCCGTCTGGAACAGATTCGCCGCGTCATTTCTACGATCCCAATGCGGATCCCAAGCCGGCAACACTGCTCCAATAACGTTTTTTACCGCTGTACCCACCATCTATAACCGCCTTCTCTCTACCCATGCCACTCTCCCACCGGAAACCCAGGAGGCTGCCAAAGTCGCCATATCGCCTCGACATCTCCGGCTAAACATCTCCGGTTCGGCAGCCCTGCCTACACCCACAAAATCCGCCTGGACAAACCTCAGCGGCGGCAATGTCCTCCTTGAGCGCTACGGGATGACCGAAGTCGGCATGGCACTAAGCTGCAGCTTAGATTTCGCGGACCGCGTAGATGGAAGCGTTGGATGGCCGCTACCGTCCGTGCAAGCCAGGCTAGTTGACACAGACACCAATGAAGTCATCCAGCCAGGAGAAGAAATCGATCAAGACGGTCGCGTGAGGGTAGGCGAAATCCAGCTCCGTGGCCCGACGATATTTAAAGAATACTGGCGAAATGAGAAAGCCACGAGTGAGGAATTCGTCCCCGATCCTGACGGAAAGGGGCAATGGTTTAAAACCGGAGACGTGGCTATCAGGCGCACTGTCCAGGGATCTGGCAAGAGTTCCCGGGCCTGGGCTCGCGGGCCAATGTACTTCATCCAAGGGCGGAAGAGTGTGGATATCATCAAGACCGGAGGAGAGAAAGTTAGCGCTTTGGAAGTTGAAAGGGAGCTACTTTCTCT ACCTCAAATCGCCGAGGCTGCTGTTGTTGGCCTTCCGTCTGAACAATGGGGTCAGAAGGTTGCTGCCATCCTTGTCCTCAATCCCACCTCTTCATTATTCAGCGGCGCAAATGGCGgcaagaaagagaaaaagttCAGCGCTCTCGATATGCGCCGTGCGCTGAAAGATAAGTTGGCTCCGTACAAGATACCACAGGAGATGCGAGTATTGGATGGTGGGTTGCCGCGAAATGCGATGGGGAAAATCAATAAGAAAGTACTTGTGAAGCAAGTGTTTGGAGACAAGTTGTGA
- the TIF45 gene encoding eukaryotic translation initiation factor 4E (EggNog:ENOG410PHEP~COG:J~BUSCO:11720at33183), whose translation MAAAVAGNVVAPVADENIPPNGVESEIKKDEEITVFHDPNNFNVKHPLMNEWTLWFTKPPSGKGDNWNDLLKEVVTFNSVEEFWGVYNNITPTSELGLKADYHLFKKGVRPEWEDQQNKHGGKWSFQFKDKRSVPIDELWLHSQLAAIGETLENDGDNEVMGVVVNVRKGFYRIGLWTRTVGKLIPGSDGRSAEKSQEILKAIGRRFKEVLRLKDTDQLEFSGHTDSAQSGSTRAKAKFVV comes from the exons ATGGCTGCCGCAGTCGCAGGAAATGTTGTTGCTCCTGTAGCAGATGAGAACATCCCTCCAAATGGAGTGGAATCTGAGATTAAGAAGGATGAAGAGATCACAGTTTTCCACGACCCAAATAATTTCAATGTGAAGCATCCCCTTATGAATGAGTGGACACTCTGGTTCACCAAACCACCAAGTGGCAAG GGTGATAACTGGAACGATCTTTTGAAGGAGGTTGTAACATTTAACTCTGTCGAGGAATTCTGGGGAGTCTAT AACAACATAACACCAACCTCCGAACTTGGTCTAAAAGCCGATTACCACCTTTTCAAGAAGGGCGTCCGACCAGAATGGGAGGACCAGCAGAACAAGCATGGCGGCAAATGGTCTTTTCAGTTCAAAGATAAGCGCAGTGTCCCTATCGATGAACTTTGGCTCCACTCTCAACTTGCCGCTATTGGCGAGACGCTTGAGAACGATGGCGACAATGAAGTTATGGGTGTTGTGGTGAATGTGCGCAAAGGCTTCTACCGTATTGGTCTTTGGACAAGAACTGTTGGCAAGTTAATTCCGGGTTCTGATGGTCGTTCCGCTGAGAAGAGTCAAGAAATTTTGAAGGCAATCGGACGACGATTCAAGGAGGTATTGAGATTGAAAGACACAGATCAGTTGGAATTTTCTGGCCATACCGATAGCGCCCAATCGGGAAGTACGAGAGCCAAAGCGAAGTTTGTGGTTTGA
- the SYM1 gene encoding Protein required for ethanol metabolism (EggNog:ENOG410PNK9~COG:S~TransMembrane:3 (n14-25c32/33o52-72i93-110o151-168i)~BUSCO:14061at33183), with protein sequence MLRWYQARLARSPLLTQAVGSAVLFGAGDALAQQLVDRVGIENHNYARTGRMVLYGGAIFGPAAVTWYKFLVRNVALKSRTLTLVARVCSDQLLFTPTHLFAFLSSMSVLEGNDPVEKLRTSFLPAYKANLMLWPWVQGVNFALVPLEHRVLVVNVVSLGWNCVLSLINNKKQPQTL encoded by the exons ATGCTGCGCTG GTATCAAGCTCGATTAGCCCGAAGTCCATTGCTCACGCAGGCCGTTGGAAGCGCG GTACTTTTCGGAGCCGGAGACGCCCTAGCACAGCAACTTGTCGACCGAGTCGGCATTGAAAATCATAACTATGCCCGAACAGGTCGAATGGTGCTCTACGGTGGTG CCATCTTTGGCCCTGCAGCCGTGACTTGGTACAAATTCCTTGTACGAAATGTAGCTCTCAAGAGCCGCACACTCACGTTGGTTGCCAGAGTGTGCAGCGACCAGCTCCTGTTCACTCCGACACACCTCTTCGCTTTCCTGTCTTCGATGTCCGTATTGGAGGGCAATGACCCCGTCGAGAAGCTACGAACCAGCTTCCTGCCAGCATACAAAGCGAACCTGATGCTGTGGCCGTGGGTGCAAGGGGTAAACTTTGCACTCGTACCACTCGAACATCGAGTACTGGTTGTCAACGTTGTAAGCTTGG GATGGAATTGCGTCCTCAGCCTCATCAATAACAAGAAACAGCCGCAGACACTCTAA
- the RPS2 gene encoding 40S ribosomal protein uS5 (BUSCO:331763at4751~EggNog:ENOG410PG67~COG:J~BUSCO:13016at33183), protein MADAPRGGARGGFGSRGDRGRGRGRRGRRGPKSEEKEWQPVTKLGRLVKAGKITSMEQIYLHSLPIKEYQIVDFFLPKLKDEVMKIKPVQKQTRAGQRTRFKAIVVIGDSEGHVGLGIKTSKEVATAIRAAIIIAKLSVLPVRRGYWGSNLGDPHSLPTKESGKCGSVTVRLIPAPRGTGLVASPAVKRLLQLAGVQDIYTSSSGSTKTLENTLKATFVAVANTYGFLTPNLWKETKLIRSPLEEFGDVLREGKRY, encoded by the exons ATGGCTGACGCTCCCCGTGGAGGTGCCCGTGGAGGCTTTGGTTCGCGCGGCGACCGTGGCCGTGGCCGTGGACGCCGTGGACGTCGTGGACCCAAGAGCGAGGAGAAGGAATGGCAACCAGTCACTAAGCTCGGCCGTCTCGTCAAGGCCGGAAAGATCACCAGCATGGAACAGATCTATCTGCACAGCTTGCCAATCAAGGAATACCAGATTGTTGATTTCTTCTTGCCCAAGCTGAAGGATGAGGTTATGAAG ATCAAACCCGTCCAGAAACAGACCCGTGCCGGTCAGCGAACCCGCTTCAAGGCTATCGTCGTCATTGGAGACTCCGAAGGCCACGTCGGTCTCGGTATCAAAACATCCAAGGAAGTCGCAACTGCTATCCGCGCCGCTATCATCATCGCCAAGCTCAGCGTCCTTCCTGTCCGCAGAGGTTACTGGGGTTCCAACCTCGGTGACCCACACTCGCTGCCAACCAAGGAGAGCGGAAAGTGTGGTTCCGTCACTGTTCGA TTGATCCCTGCTCCGCGTGGTACTGGTCTCGTCGCGTCCCCCGCCGTCAAGCGTCTACTCCAGTTGGCTGGTGTCCAGGACATTTACACATCTTCCTCCGGATCTACCAAGACCCTTGAGAACACATTGAAGGCTACCTTCGTCGCTGTGGCCAACACATACGGTTTCTTGACCCCCAACTTG